The following proteins are co-located in the Besnoitia besnoiti strain Bb-Ger1 chromosome Unknown contig00007, whole genome shotgun sequence genome:
- a CDS encoding uncharacterized protein (encoded by transcript BESB_071280) produces the protein MVSGVDRRVFVSESPAAGAAPAAGVQLSPRARCYMQGREVEEWHSRVTSDVSGLPPAPSRQRPPPFPVTGFTAACASPCPPTVLREDPLSVIHKRVKTRRDPTLTYAVLVPPRLEPDRLLPPCQRFSISQTNRRPSRARRLDGASAPASAWGSRDPRVDLSTVDHVGRHVELLSTAAHTGWQSHGSSQADSRGGRDDAPLAQTRALQLRPLTSLYPPAAEVWAAWRAKRCSRSTAAVAPIPSLPVDRTEAARAFEAPLGGRAVVAGWEPEQTRSGDSLLHSVLSAPPSVAVRATLETAEADAGGGAAGLFLHRQARAGAPADRESLCEGFESPSLPYQPSAVQSHEANARTLPFPWKEASRLRDQALRHDERPLREGQAGASAPGGVFTLRGRPSRPAAETRGRSAESGLASASSYASSRRSVQGHAQACALHPSRGVRGRNQEDVSMVFCTTNGLSSSSSLPSPSSHLLYPAEAASAQGAATAALPSAASPLRPASRLQSERPHSLSPANPGGSAAGDGGFASSSARPRPPSAALPRGATPLLESEAARRAERTWQRHKRLALLERSHARDARALEPSRASADVWRPSLEELAPVAPEGRHTADDTTVDSAPGASAPFGCESPRRATVEHGGQPGFPFLLRRESREAATSAQRGDARGDAGAGDRRSAAGRGVNRLGAGACQRLPPGSCEEPERAESFEKTWNRRGGGQWDSSAETRESAAKKAFGDVHSGGSRGPADAEDKNPFNTFRTAFSSSSPSSSSRAESSFLGSSSRGEDRQPAPGSPLLWPPPCGRGEAPAPPRARPPRRRSSPPLAASHASAPSPSLPWAPAGEASASASSGESSGETPRVAGRRSSVDMECLSPRRALARARRRRAEENEARARAHAGHLRGLVTSELQELQQLELQARLACQRLHEQAEEDYGRLVSLRQRSELLRRELARWTACLSASRAAATDASVASSLESAKDGTGRRRAEGDARDADRERTLELQKLELEVDYLERLFALLTTFHAPQRGGPEDAEKREASDAFWGDDEASEACADRQSRVVALIEAGCCAGLLGEDAACSGPPETCEREPVRRRRPACTRHAEERLHWALGSGGQLERSRGDSPAQPCAAPPHAQLRAGSCPRRQRHELRRLLCHLRHKCGAAERKCLEKMDENALLCEWRLTTERLEAIVLGRRELYAQVIDQLGMTLEDRDVLLYRDAHLSLLFSSPLEQQEGSPRTLSRQLPLESSLSSSACPPSCAFPFWLPSVEHPRAWSPRTTSAPPFSSSSFSAVPFAPSFASESSASSCACPASSASRASSAASPRRSPPPVGPPRPAVCTAAASRSPLSAESFERRKLLAYLGPVTFSSPFQPQTQTREPAAKGGRPEWARAGSGARHRPPAAPQTIDHSLRLRALRLPVETAEQVLAPPEPTQHAFAPVALQASRPCGRGSPLLQVYLHRADGGVEETNAFPSERGEPAKPSAAQATTALRVDAGSAPAGRAISPERARLGDSADPANLCREERPSDPGDSDAESARRNLSLVAFSQALRELERDAEEDSCVRPLDLRAHWEKRERAERRNGGTTASCLSRLSTERETELLQAARRWAEKSRNLLAGRVERYDRMVHRVQICKRILDAWKCAPATLDEALAGLLARYAPSPLFHFDPLLAHAPMPPQTSGFRGADEDRTWNEERESDAESSEPGKSEAEDAEGEEVEEAESEDAEEEEERSQGRGARRRVDSPGKGKGRERSLQEKERQRGCGGETGGACGPPHRGAGAEASPQAQKTASPAAAGVPRQQAPAGGAAALRGARGGREMGRGRGDDGESRPADEYPSAETQKEGERNTPDRGAETAFRGDRAGQTVAARPEKQEAEQAASHKRREAAAHEELEEESGLLVTREGMCEGAAGERGASSRFALNEGRGDEGSIQSPEGGAETCRRLGRGHACDSGLASIFAKEPVCFRTSSSAVSLASCCFHPPRCFASACMGDTGGFEVVVPQTQPAKSRHDLAAFSSSFRDAVEAADCAREDARLQGAGKADPTREKAPERRVESAAGAGDDPPRNAPEDTAYDRQDARALDVVEAEEEERPAQRGDKGRVLRVKPHRNDAGEALPVSAYASPEKRRRLLPSCLHEPQTTTSLFLRSSVLRGAAPARRREAAAAPLPHETKAQAAASEEAGAQSERGGRERKKLSDRVRWKEGRWQGHGGAEARRDRDCAEVALHLRASREAGGTKEGAEPRAQRHSEGEVNAQHGTFGAGSAKSPQNKNDGAGRQEGTSESAGAAHGGMPTQGQGGAEEMQKRRRGETEDPAPRRASPGRPATRGLGTLTETSGGSEMRTGEETESRRARGSQAASSSASREKSAGGEAGDTGSCVSGSAIRSRGSSSRPRSVVPPLFPEDESLSFGVSEPWIHASGPSQSPSGPLRPWGDSGAAPVCANQLPPAASSPLAAPGEAAGDPRASRTFQPRASPLAPSPAPVWAAVGAEGHAEAQRSARKADTKETHAPDASAVGRGDRLGAAAGPGPVGTRRAAAGEAPQEAGAGARRAEEAGGGCSGAEGASVSRRKEDKAAQQREEKAARRGSEGVEGDPRREGGNGRGQASQCPRRSTQLSGDSAPGDAGATREADAGGGEATERGKQGSAPEANETDLPLRAECREYGRGAEERMREQLASKTTEERRQPDPRSAEEPDAPGASRNGARVVAATGEKEGIGQKTEDRRGEAGRLTPSGSPESAEASLRNGDEAARGDKRHPKAPESTGAGASSADQAAPRRGTASGPEPPLPRGEGLSAAGARRHSWQGTRLSQQETPCERSVGTDSRDALRRRVKKKKVKTRKEQRDRAT, from the exons ATGGTAAGCGGCGTCGATCGCCGCGTCTTTGTTTCGgagtctccggcggcgggcgcggctcccgctgcaggcgtgcaGCTCTCTCCTCGAGCTCGGTGCTACATGCAAGGGCGAGAGGTGGAGGAATGGCATTCCCGGGTGACATCGGATGTGTCGGGTCTCCCTCCTGCCCCGTCGCGCCAAAGGCCGCCGCCCTTTCCCGTGACTGGCTTCaccgcagcctgcgcctctccgtgCCCGCCGACTGTGCTGCGCGAAGACCCCCTTTCCGTGATTCACAAGCGCGTCAAGACACGCAGAGATCCCACACTGACGTACGCGGTCCtcgtgcctccgcggctAGAGCCCGACAGGCTCCTGCCTCCCTGCCAGAGGTTCTCGATTTCACAAACGAACCGCAGGCCTtctcgagcgaggcggctcgACGGAGCGTCTGCGCCAGCCTCCGCGTGGGGGTCACGAGACCCGCGAGTGGACTTATCCACTGTTGACCACGTCGGCAGGCACGTGGAGCTCCTGTCGACTGCTGCTCACACCGGATGGCAGAGCCACGGAAGCTCCCAGGCCGacagcagaggaggcagggATGACGCTCCGCTAGCGCAGACTcgagcgctgcagcttcGTCCTCTCACGTCGCTGTacccgccggcggcagaggtCTGGGCAGCGtggcgcgcgaagcgctgcagcagatcGACCGCCGCTGTTGCGCCGATCCCCAGCTTGCCAGTCGACCGAActgaggcagcgcgcgcgtttgaggcgccgctcggggggcgcgccgtcgtcgccggatGGGAGCCTGAGCAGACCCGCAGCGGGGACTCTCTGCTTCATTCCGTCTTGagtgcgccgccgtccgTTGCCGTGCGCGCCACTCTGGAAACTGCGGAGGCTgacgcgggcggaggcgccgcggggcttTTTTTGCACcggcaggcgagggcgggcgcgcctgcggaccGGGAGAGTCTCTGCGAAGGCTTTGAGAGTCCCAGCCTTCCGTACCAGCCTTCGGCAGTGCAGTCTCACGAGGCGAACGCCCGCACTTTGCCCTTCCCGTGGAAGGAagcttctcgtcttcgtgaTCAGGCCCTCAGGCACGATgagcggccgctgcgtgaAGGCCAGGCAGGTGCTTCTGCGCCGGGCGGCGTTTTCACCTTGCGAGGTCGTCcttcgaggccggcggcggagacccgGGGGCGTTCTGCGGAGTCTGGCCtcgcttctgcctcctcctaTGCGTCTTCTCGCAGAAGCGTGCAGGGCCACGCGCAAGCGTGCGCCCTGCATCCTTCTCGGGGAGTGCGGGGCCGCAATCAGGAGGACGTTTCGATGGTTTTTTGCACGACCAATGGCctttcgtcgtcttcctcgctgccgtcgccttcttcccaTCTTCTCTAccctgcggaggccgcgtctgctcaaggcgccgcgactgcggcgctccCCTCGGCCGCGAGTCCCCTCCGcccggcgtctcgcctgcagagcgAACGGCCTCACTCACTCTCGCCGGCGAATCCCGGCGggagcgctgcaggcgacgggggCTTTGCGAGTTCATCCGCTCGCCCGAGGCCGCCATCTGCGGCCCTTccgcgcggggcgacgcctctgctggagtccgaggcggcgcgccgcgcggagcggaCGTGGCAGCGGCACAAACGCCTGGCGCTTCTTGAGCGGAGCCACGCGCGAGATGCGCGCGCTCTCGAACCCAGTCGAGCGTCTGCAGACGTGTGGCGGCCGTCCTTGGAGGAGCTGGCGCCCGTCGCTCCAGAAGGGAGACACACCGCTGATGACACGACAGTAGACAGCGCTCCGGGCGCGAGTGCACCCTTCGGCTGCGAGAGCCCTAGGCGCGCGACCGTTGAACATGGCGGACAGCCTGGCTTCCctttccttcttcggcgtGAAAGCAGAGAAGCCGCCACTTCTGCGCAGAGGGGAGACGCAcgtggcgacgccggcgcaggcgaccgaaggagcgcggcgggccgcggcgtgaaccgcctcggcgcgggtGCTTGCCAACGCCTGCCGCCGGGAAGCTGCGAAGagccagagagagcggagagctTTGAGAAGACTTGGAAtaggcgaggcggaggccagTGGGACTCCAGTGCGGAAACGCGGGAGAGCGCAGCGAAAAAGGCGTTTGGGGATGTCCACAGCGGCGGCAGTCGCGgccccgccgacgccgaggacaAAAACCCGTTCAACACCTTCCGCACGgcgttttcctcctcgtctccgtcgtcgtcaTCCCGTGCAGAGTCTTCTTTTTTGGGGTCCAGTTCGCGGGGCGAAGATCGCCAGCCGGCGCCAGGCAGCCCTCTCCTGTGGCCCCCTCcctgcgggcgaggcgaggcgcctgcgcctcctcgggcgcggccgccgcgccgcagatcgtctccgcctctcgccgcctcgcacgcctcggccccgtcgccgtctcttcCCTGGGCGCCGGCTGGAGAAGCttcggcctcggcgtcgtccggcgagagcagcggcgaaacgcctcgcgtcgccggcaggcgcTCCTCGGTTGACATGgagtgtctctctccgcggcgggccctcgcccgggcgcggcgacgccgagccgaagagaacgaagcgcgggcgcgagcccATGCGGGGCACCTGCGGGGCCTCGTGACCAGCGAACtccaggagctgcagcagctagagcttcaggcgcgcctcgcctgccagAG GCTGCACGAACAGGCGGAAGAGGACTACGGGCGCctggtgtctctgcggcagcggtcggagctgctgcgccgggAGTTGGCGCGCTGGACAGCTTGTCTTtctgcgagccgcgcagcggcgacagacgcgagTGTAGCGTCCTCACTGGAATCCGCAAAGGACGGcacggggcggcgccgcgcggagggcgacgctcGGGACGCCGATCGCGAACGAACCCTGGAGTTGCAAAAACTGGAGCTGGAGGTTGACTACCTCGAGAGgctcttcgcgctgctgaCCACCttccacgcgccgcagcgcggcggacccgaagacgccgagaaaCGGGAAGCCAGCGACGCGTTCTGGGGCGACGATGAGGCCAGCGAGGCGTGCGCAGATCGCCAGAGTCGCGTGGTGGCCCTGATCGAGGCGGGGTGCTGCGCGGGGCTTCTCGGTGAGgacgccgcatgcagcgggcCTCCAGAGacctgcgagagagaacctgtgcgacgaagacgacccGCATGCACTCGACACGCCGAAGAGCGGCTCCACTGGGCACTCGGCAGTGGAGGCCAGctcgagagaagcagaggagactcgcctgcgcagccttgtgcggcgccgccgcacgcgcagctgcgggcggGTTCGTGCCCCAGGAGACAGCGCCACGAGCtgaggcgcctcctctgccacCTGAGGCACAAATGCGGAGCAGCTGAGCGGAAGTGCCTGGAGAAGATGGACGAAAACGCCCTGCTGTGTGAGTGGCGGCTCACCACCGAACGCTTGGAGGCGATCGTTTTGGGTCGGAGAGAACTCTACGCACAA GTGATCGACCAGCTCGGCATGACACTGGAGGACCGCGACGTGCTGCTGTATCGCGATGCGCAtctctcgcttcttttttcttctccacTCGAGCAGCAAGAAGGCTCTCCACGCACCCTTTCCCGCCAGCTGCCTCTCGagtcttctctgtcttcttctgcttgtcCTCCCTCTTGTGCGTTTCCTTTCTGGCTGCCTTCGGTGGAGCATCCGCGCGCGTGGTCCCCTCGAACCACGAGCGCTCCAcctttttcctcttcctccttctccgccgttcCTTTCGCGCCTTCCTTTGCATCGGAGTCGTCCGCGAGCTCGTGTGCGTGCCcagcttcttccgcctctcgcgcctcgtcggctgcgtcgccgcggcgcagtccACCACCGGTtgggcctcctcgccctgcggTGTGTacggctgcggcgtcccgctcccctctctctgcagagtCCTTCGAGCGCCGGAAGCTCTTGGCATACCTGGGACCGGTCActttttcttcgccgtttcagccgcagacgcagacgcgggagCCAGCGGCGAAAGGAGGGAGGCCCGAGTGGGCGCGGGCAggctcaggcgcgcgccacCGCCCGCCAGCCGCCCCACAGACAATCGACCACTCtttgcgccttcgcgcgcttcgtTTGCCTGTCGAAACGGCCGAACAggtcctcgcgccgcccgagcCGACTCAGCACGCGTTTgcgcccgtcgccctccaagcctcgcgcccctgcggccgAGGCTCGCCCCTGCTTCAGGTGTACTTACACCgtgcagacggcggcgtggaggaaACGAACGCGTTTCCGAGCGAGCGTGGCGAGCCTGCGaagccctccgcggcg CAGGCAACGACGGCGCTGCGTGTTGACGCTggctccgcgcccgcaggccgcgcaaTCTCGCccgagcgcgcgcgcttgGGAGACAGCGCAGATCCGGCGAATCTGTGCAGGGAGGAGAGGCCGAGCGACcccggagacagcgacgccgaaAGCGCCCGCAGAAACTTGAGTCTCGTCGCCTTTTCGcaagcgctgcgcgagctcgagagagacgcagaagaagacagctGCGTGCGTCCGCTGGACCTGCGTGCGCATTGGGAAAAGAGAGAACGTGCAGAACGAAGGAACGGGGGGACGACTGccagctgcctctcgcgtctgtcgACAGAACGAGAGACGGAACTCCTGCAGGCGGCCCGTCGCTGGGCTGAGAAAAGCAGAAACCTTTTGGCCGGCCGCGTGGAGCGATACGACCGCATGGTTCACAGAGTTCAGATCTGCAAGCGAATTCTGGACGCCTGGAAG TGTGCGCCGGCAACCCTGGACGAAgcgctcgcgggcctgcTTGCCCGGTatgcgccgtctccgctcttcCACTTTgatcctctcctcgctcacGCCCCGATGCCTCCGCAGACCTCGGGATTTCGGGGCGCAGATGAAGACCGGACTTGGAACGAAGaacgagagagcgacgcggaaagTAGCGAGCCGGGAAAAAGTgaagcggaggacgcagaaggagaagaagtggaagaagcagaaagcgaagacgcggaagaagaagaggaaaggagCCAGGGAAGAGGCGCTCGAAGGCGGGTCGATAGCCCAGGTAAGGGGAAAGGCAGGGAGAGATCTCTtcaagagaaagaaagacagcggggatgcggaggcgagactggaggcgcctgcgggccgccgcaccgtggagcgggcgcggaggcctcccctcaggcgcagaagaccgcgagcccagcagccgcaggcgtgcCAAGGCaacaggcgccggcgggcggcgctgcggccttgAGAGGCGCACGTGGCGGAAGGGAGATggggcgaggacgcggcgatGATGGCGAAAGCCGTCCCGCGGATGAATACCCCTCGGCAGAAACGCAGAAAGAGGGTGAAAGAAACACGccagacagaggcgcagagacagcttTTCGCGGCGATCGAGCTGGGCAAACGGTGGCGGCACGACCAGAGAAACAGGAGGCCGAGCAAGCGGCCTCTCACaagcggcgggaggcggccgccCACGAAGAACTGGAAGAGGAAAGTGGACTTCTGGTCACTCGAGAGGGGATGTGCGAGGGAGCGGCTGGAGAGCGCGGGGCATCCTCGCGATTCGCGCTGAACGAGGGGCGGGGAGACGAAGGTTCTATCCAGTcgccggaaggcggcgcggagacgtgCCGGCGGTTGGGCAGGGGTCACGCGTGCGACAGTGGGCTGGCATCTATTTTTGCGAAGGAGCCCGTCTGCTTCCGTacctcgtcgtcggcggtCAGTCTCGCGTCGTGCTGTTTCcacccgccgcgctgctttGCCTCCGCATGCATGGGCGACACAGGCGGCTTTGAGGTCGTCGTGCCGCAGACTCAACCTGCAAAGTCGCGGCACGATCTCGCGGCGTTTTCGAGCTCCTTCCGCGACGCAGTCGAGGCTGCAGACTGTgcacgcgaagacgcgcggctgcagggcgCTGGGAAGGCTGACCCcacgcgagagaaggccCCGGAAAGGCGCgtcgagagcgcggcgggagCAGGCGACGACCCCCCGAGAAACGCCCCGGAAGATACTGCATACGACCGACAGGACGCCAGGGCGCTCGACGTtgtggaggcggaagaagaagagaggccaGCTCAACGGGGAGACAAGGGGCGAGTTCTGCGGGTGAAGCCGCATAGAAACGATGCAGGAGAGGCACTGCCGGTTTCCGCGTACGCTTCCCcggagaagcggcgcaggctgctgccctcGTGTCTGCATGAGCCTCAGACGACGACCAGCTTATTCCTTCGCAGCTCTGTTCTGCGCGGGGCGGcacccgcgcggcggcgcgaggcggcagcggcgcccctccCGCACGAAACGAAGGCCCAggcagccgccagcgaagaggccgGAGCCCAGAGTgaacgcggcggccgagagcGGAAAAAGCTATCAGACAGGGTCCGCTGGAAGGAAGGTCGCTGGCAGGgacacggcggcgcggaggcacgaagagacagagactgCGCGGAGGTCGCGCTTCATCTCCGAgcaagcagagaggcaggaggcacaaaggaaggcgcggagccACGAGCGCAGAGACATAGCGAAGGCGAGGTCAACGCACAACATGGCACATTTGGCGCAGGTTCCGCGAAGTCTCCGCAGAACAAAAACGACGGCGCAGGTCGGCAAGAGGGCACGAGTGAGAGTGCAGGTGCCGCACACGGAGGCATGCCGACTCAGGGGCAGGGTGGAGCCGAGGAAAtgcagaagcggcggagaggggaGACCGAGGaccccgcgccgcggagggcgagcccGGGAAGGCCAGCAACTCGCGGCCTCGGAACTCTCACAGAGACGTCGGGCGGAAGCGAGATGAggacgggcgaggagacagagtctaggcgggcgcgcggctcacaggcggcgtcctcctctgccaGTCGAGAGAAGAGCGCGGGAGGAGAAGCTGGCGACACAGGCAGCTGCGTGAGCGGGTCAGCCATCAGAAGCCGCgggtcttcctcgcgcccgcgatCCGTCGTGCCTCCACTGTTTCCGGAAGACGAGTCGCTGTCTTTCGGCGTGAGCGAGCCCTGGATTCACGCCTCCGGCCCTTCGCAGTCTCCTTCTGGACCGCTTCGTCCTTGGGGAGACTCTGGAgccgcgcctgtctgcgcGAACCAgctgccccccgccgcgtcttctcctctggCGGCGCCCGGAGAAGCTGCCGGAGACCCTCGGGCCTCGCGGACTTTTcagccgcgggcctcgccgctcgccccctCCCCTGCACCCGTCTGGGCAGCAGTTGGCGCAGAGGGGCACGCCGAGGCGcaacgcagcgcgaggaaggcagacACCAAA gagacgcacgcgccggaTGCGAGCGCTGtggggcgcggagaccgtcTCGGTGCAGCGGCAGGTCCGGGGCCGGTaggcacgcgccgcgcagccgctggcgaGGCTCCCcaagaggcgggcgccggcgctcggcgcgcagaggaagccggTGGAGGCTgctcaggcgcagagggggcGAGCGTCTCGAGGCGGAAGGAAGACAAAGCCgcacagcagagagaggagaaagcggcgcgcagaggaagcgaaggcgtcgAGGGGGACCCCaggcgcgaaggagggaaCGGGCGAGGCCAGGCAAGTCAATGCCCGCGAAGGAGCACGCAACTCAGCGGAGACTCAGCGCCCGGCGATGCAGGAGCGACCCGGGAAGCGGATGCAGGGGGCGGTGAGGCCACAGAGAGGGGCAAGCAGGGGAGCGCCCCAGAGGCGAACGAAACTGACCTGCCGCTGAGGGCGGAGTGCCGCGAGtacggccgcggcgcggaggagagaatGAGAGAACAGCTCGCCAGCAAGACGaccgaggagaggaggcagccggATCCGCGCAGCGCTGAGGAGCCAGATGCGCCGGGGGCGAGCCGCaacggcgcccgcgtggtAGCAGCGACTGGCGAAAAGGAAGGAATAGGACAGAAAACGGAAGACCGCAGGGGGGAGGCCGGAAGGCTGACGCCGTCTGGGAGTCCGGAGTCAGCGGAAGCGTCCCTGCGCAATGGGGATGAAGCAGCCCGAGGAGACAAGCGGCATCCAAAAGCTCCTGAGAGCACCGGGGCGGGGGCCTCGAGCGCAGATCAAGCAGCCCCACGAAGAGGCACCGCCTCAGGACCGGAGCCCCCGCTGCCAAGGGGCGAAGGTCTTTCTGCCGcaggggcgaggagacactccTGGCAGGGGACTCGTTTATCGCAGCAGGAGACTCCATGCGAACGCAGCGTGGGAACTGACTCAAGAGACGCTCTGCGGAGACGCgtcaagaagaaaaaagtgAAAACCCGCAAGGAGCAGAGAGACCGAGCAACGTGA